From one Pogoniulus pusillus isolate bPogPus1 chromosome 37, bPogPus1.pri, whole genome shotgun sequence genomic stretch:
- the PDIK1L gene encoding serine/threonine-protein kinase PDIK1L has protein sequence MVSSQPKYDLIREVGRGSYGVVYEAVVRKTSARVAVKKIRCHAPENVELALREFWALSSIKSQHPNVIHLEECILQKDGMVQKMSHGSSSSLYLQLVETSLKGEIVFDPRSAYYLWFVMDFCDGGDMNQYLLSRKPSRKTNTSFMLQLSSALAFLHKNQIIHRDLKPDNILISQSRMDASDLEPTLKVADFGLSKVCSASGQNPEEPVNVNKCFLSTACGTDFYMAPEVWEGHYTAKADIFALGIIIWAMLERITFIDTETKKELLGSYVKQGTAIVPVGEALLENPKMELLIPVKKKSMNARMKQLLKEMLAANPQDRPDAFELELRLVNIAFKDSSWDT, from the exons ATGGTGAGTAGCCAGCCTAAGTACGATCTAATACGGGAGGTTGGTCGTGGCAGTTATGGTGTGGTGTACGAAGCAGTCGTCAGGAAGACCTCTGCCCGGGTGGCGGTGAAAAAGATTCGGTGCCATGCTCCAGAGAACGTGGAACTAGCTCTGCGTGAGTTCTGGGCACTTAGCAGTATCAAGAGCCAGCATCCCAACGTCATTCACCTGGAGGAGTGCATCTTGCAGAAAGATGGCATGGTGCAGAAGATGTCCCATGGCTCCAGTTCCTCCCTGTACTTACAG CTCGTAGAGACCTCACTAAAAGGAGAGATAGTCTTTGACCCCAGGAGTGCTTATTACCTGTGGTTTGTGATGGATTTCTGCGACGGGGGGGACATGAACCAGTACCTGCTGTCGCGGAAGCCCAGCCGCAAGACCAACACCAGCTtcatgctgcagctcagcagtgccctggcCTTCCTACACAAGAACCAGATCATCCACAGGGACCTCAAGCCTGACAACATCCTCATCTCCCAGAGCAGGATGGACGCCAGTGACTTGGAGCCTACCCTCAAAGTGGCTGATTTTGGGCTGAGCAAAGTGTGCTCAGCCTCGGGCCAGAACCCCGAGGAGCCAGTGAACGTCAACAAGTGCTTCCTCTCCACTGCCTGTGGCACTGACTTCTACATGGccccagaagtctgggaagGACACTACACTGCCAAAGCAGACATCTTTGCCTTGGGCATCATCATCTGGGCCATGCTGGAGAGGATCACCTTCATAGACACAGAAACcaagaaggagctgctgggcagttACGTCAAGCAGGGCACAGCCATCGTGCCCGTGGGCGAGGCGCTGCTGGAGAACCCCAAGATGGAGCTGCTGATCCCTGTCAAGAAGAAGTCCATGAACGCTCGGATGAAGCAGCTGCTCAAGGAGATGCTGGCAGCCAACCCCCAGGACCGCCCTGACGCCTTCGAGCTGGAGCTGCGCTTGGTCAACATAGCTTTTAAAGACAGCAGCTGGGACACgtga